The region CTTCGGTAAGTCGCCAACTTATTGATATTTCTTTTTCTGATTCCAATACAATATTTATAAATGTGATATTTTCCTTTAAGTGTTTGTCCATTTGCATCAGTTGTTTTTCAAAATTCATTTGCTGAAAAGTAAAAAAGTTTTGAAAAACTCCCGAAAACGGGCTTACTACTGATGAGATAAGTCCGGTGTTTTCTTTTTTTGCAGATTTGTCTCTGAATATTATTTGAACAAAAATTATTTTGCTTGTATTTTGTTTCAACCATTCTCTGAAAATTGAAACAAATTCCAAAGAAGTTGATAAACCGTAATTATCGTGTAATCCGGCATCTAAAATTCTTAATTGCGGATTTCCGGGAAGATTAACATAAGGTGTAATATACGGAAAAGTGGAACTCATTCGTATTGCTGTTAAAAATCGCAAACTGTCAGCTCCGTATTCTTTGTATTTTCTTCTGAAATCAATATTTACCGCACTTCTCTTTTGAGCAAATAAACCGGTTTGAGAATTTTTCTCGAAATATGAAATATCTTGAGAAGATATTAGAATCTTCCTGCCGTGTTCAACTTCTGACGGACTGAAAATCAACATAGGAATAATTGCTTCTGCCTCATGTTCAGAATAAGCAATCAGCGGTTTATCCATAAAGTTGAAGGTGTTTTCGTTTAAGGTTTTTTCCCAAATATATGCTCTGTCTTTATAATAGCGTTTTTTGTTATAACTGAATTTTTGAAAATGAAAAAACCAATCACCTGATGCTAATGAAAATGCAACCGGATTTAATATATCTTTTGAAATAGCATCAACTAATGTATCATTATACCATTCCGACATTTGCTTATTTTGTTTTCTTAAATATAATTCTCTTAGATATGCAGCACCCAACATTCCGCCTGATGCACCTGTAATAAGTTGGGTGTGTTTAAGTAATTTTCCGTTTGTTACACTATCTGCGTAATGTAAAGCAACATAAGTCCACAAAGCCGTACGCAAACCACCGCCACTTGTATTTATAAAAACTATAGGAACTTCATTTTTTCTTTTTGTTAATTTTTCTTTTCGTTTATTCAGAATATTGATTGTATTATTAAAATCGTTTTCTCTGATTTCATATGTGTTATTTGTAAGAGAATCCGCAATATTGCACTGCACATTGTAATCAAGGCCATATGCTGATTGATGATATTCAAGTGATGAATGTTTTGATATAAAATTAAGTGCAATTACAGCAATTATTAGAAATAAGATATTCCAATCTTTAAAAAATGAAAAAACAGCTGCTGAAGATAAAATGATTAAAGAAAGAAAAATGTTAATACTTGCAGCAGCCGGAATAATAATAATTTTTGAATCTTTAAAAATTCCCGTAATTAAAACAGTTATTAAAACAGCAAATGAAAAAAACAATACGTTTTTATAATTATGTTTTAATACTTTTTGAATATGATCTGCTCTGTAATGGCTGTAATATCTTGCTCTTTTTAATCTAAACGGATTTGATAAATACATTTTAACCTTCCAATATTTCCCGCTTTCATTAGGCGTATTTAATATTTTCCATTCAGTATCTTTTTCAATAATTTTTTTAATGATTTTAGGATTCTTTTCTTTATCGGAAACCTCTTCTTTTTCAGTATAAATTTTTGAAATATCAATATTTGCGGTAAAAAACCATAAAAAGGAAATAAGAATAAATAAGAAGACACCTGTCAAAAAAGCTCCGGTATTCATCGTAATACTAAGTGTGTCTAATAATTCTTCATTGCGCTGAAATTTGGCTGAATTAATTATATATACAACTAAAAACAATAAAGGTACAGCAGAATTATTAATTGAATATTTCCAAAACGGATAAGGTAAAGTTGCAAGAAAAGGGAATAAATATCCTCCGGTTACGTAACCTGATATATGATAAGACATTATAAATACTCCGAGTGAAATACCCAACAAGAAATATGACAACATATTTACTGTGTTTAAATATTCAGGAATCAGAAATAAAGAAGGAATACCATAGGCTGATCCGAAATTTCCTGTGATAACGGCAAACAAAAATATCCAGGACAATAATAAAAGATGATTTTTTCTGAATTGTATAAATATCAATTGAATCGGAAAGAAATACAAGGTTTTTTCAAATATATTTTTTAATTGATTCACTGATTTTATTATTATTAATTTGTCTTTTCTATTTAACGAACATAATGTGATAGTATTACGATCTAAAACCTTTAATTTTGAAAATATCTCAAATATTTTACTAAACTATTGTTCTTTTATAAAATTATTTTAATTTTGCAGTCCGAAAATCTTTAGTGTATAGTTTTATTTAATAATAAAAAGAATATAAAAGTGGATACTTTAAGTTATAAAACAATATCGGCAAATAAAGCAACAGTTAATAAAGAATGGTTTTTAGTTGATGCTGAAGGCGAAACTTTAGGACGTTTTGCTTCAAAAGTTGCCAAGATATTACGAGGAAAAAATAAACCGAGTTTTACTCCTCATGTTGACTGTGGTGATAATGTTGTTGTGATCAATGCCGAAAAAATTGAATTAAGCGGTAAAAAGTGGTCAGACAAACAATATATAAGACATACCGGTTATCCCGGAGGGCAAAGAGTAGAAACTGCTCAAGAATTGATGGATAAAAGACCAATTGCTTTAGTAGAAAAAGCAGTAAAAGGTATGTTGCCGAAAAACAAACTTGGCCGAGCAATATATAAAAACTTATACGTATATGTCGGTTCAGAACATAATCAAGAAGCTCAAAAACCTAAAAAAATAGACTTAAATTCAATAAAATAATATGGATACAATAAATGTAACAGGCAGAAGAAAATCCGCAATTGCAAGAATATATATCAAGGAAGGTAAAGGTAATATTGTTGTAAATAAAAGAAATTTTGAAGATTACTTTACTGTACCTGAGTATAAATATCAAATTAAGAAGCCTTTTACCATTGTGGAAGCTGAAGACAAATATGATATTATCGTAAATTTAAGAGGCGGTGGTATTAAGGGACAAGCAGAAGCATTGAGACTTGCAATTTCAAAAGCATTGGTTAAAATAAATCCGGAAGACAAAGTTGCTTTAAAGAAAGAAGGATTCTTAACAAGAGATTCTCGAGTAGTAGAAAGGAAAAAACCGGGGCAACCAAAAGCTCGTAAAAAATTCCAATTCAGTAAACGTTAATAACTACTGTAGTGAGCGAATCGGCATTTTTTGTCTGTTTCCGTTCAATACAGGTATCAGATTTGAACTTAATATATCAATTTAAGTTTAGTATCTAAATTACCGAGACTAACTGAAAAGTTGCTACTTGGTAATTGATTTATTAAAGAATGTAAACTTAATTTAAAAAAATGGCAAAAGTAGATTTTAAACAATTACTTGAAGCAGGTGTTCACTTCGGACATTTGAAAAGAAAATGGAATCCGAAAATGGCTCCCTATATATTCATGGAGCAAAACGGGATTCACATAATTGATTTGTACAAAACAATGGCAAAGCTTGATGAAGCAAGTGCAGCAATAAAGCAAATCGCAAAATCAGGCAGACAAATTTTATTTGTAGCAACAAAAAAACAAGCAAAAGATATTGTAGAAGAGAAAGTTAAAGCAACAGGAATGCCTTATATCACGGAACGTTGGTCAGGCGGGATGTTAACTAACTTCAGAACAATCAGAAAAGCCGTTAAAAAAATGAAATTGATTGATACAATGGAAAAAGACGGAACTTTTGATAAAATTTCTAAAAGAGAAAGACTGCAAGTAACACGTGAAAGAGCAAAACTTGAAAAAAACTTAGGCAGTATTGTTGATATGAGAAGAGTACCGACAGCTATTTTTGTTGTTGATGTTAATAAAGAAAAAATTGCTGTAGCTGAAGCAAAAAAACTTGGTCTTCCAATTTTTGCAATGGTTGATACAAACTCTGACCCGAGTATTGATTTCCCGGTACCTTCAAATGACGATGCCTCAAAATCAATTTCTATTATTGTTGATGTTATAACACAGGCAGTTATAGAAGGATTAAATGAAAGAAATGCTGAAAAGAAAGATACTGTAAAGGAAACTTCAGAAAAACCGGGAAAACCTAAAACAAGAGCTCGTAAAAATAAAAGTTTAAATAACTAAAAATAAAATAAAGATAAAATGGCAAAAATTAGTGCATCTGATGTTGCAAAATTAAGAAAAATGACCGGTGCAGGTATGATGGACTGCAAAAACGCATTAACTGAGTCTGATTGTGATTTTGATCAAGCTATTGATATATTAAGAAAAAAAGGACAAAAAGTTGCCGGTAAAAGAGCAGACAGAGATGCTTCAGAAGGAGCAGTTTTGGCTAAAAATTCTATTGACGGTAAAAGAGCTGCAATTATTTCTTTGAATTGTGAAACAGACTTTGTTGCTAAAAATGATGATTTTGTAAAGTTTGCTAATCAAATTCTTGATCTTGCAATTGAAAAAAATCCTGCTACATTAGAAGAATTATTAAGTTTAGAACTTAACGGTGCTAAAATTTCTGAAGAAATAATTAACCAAACCGGTGTAATTGGTGAAAAAGTTGAGCTTGCTTATTACGATAAGATTGAAGGAGAATCTGTTTCGTCATATATACATATGGGAAATAAATTAGCTACAATTGCAGGTTTCAGTAAAGCAATTGACGAAAATGCAGGTAAAGACATCGTTATGCAAATTGCAGCCATGAATCCTGTAGCAGTTGATAAAGATGATGTTCCGCAAAATGTTATTGATAAAGAAATTGAAATTGGTAAAGAACTTGCCATTCAAGAAGGTAAACCTGCAGACTTAGCAGAAAAGATTGCCGTAGGAAGATTAAATAAATTCTTTAAAGAAAGTACTTTATTAAATCAACAATGGGTAAAAGATAATAAAAAGACAATCAGAGACTTTTTAAAAGAAGTTGATGCTGAAGCTAATGTATTAGGATTCAAACGATATGCAATCGGTTAAAAATACAGTATAGACATAATTTTTTAAGCCTGTAATTTATTTACAGGCTTTTTTATATCATAAGCCAAACATAAATTTTAAGAAAATCATATTAATACTAACTTTTTAATTCAAACAACATGAAAAATCTGTTGATCATAATATCATTGACATTTGCTTTGTTATCGTCATGTAGCATATTTCAAAAAAGCTTGATTAATGAAGACGGTTTATATGCAAAAATCACAACAAACAAAGGAGATATTATTGTTTATCTTGAATTTGAAAAAACACCCTTAACCGTTGCCAATTTTGTAGGTTTGGCTGAAGGACAAATTAAAAATGAAGCAAAAAACCCCGGAGAGCCGTATTATAACGGTATAATCTTTCACCGAGTTATTAAAGATTTTATGATTCAAACAGGAGACCCTACAGGAACCGGAAGAGGAGGACCGGGATATAAATTTAAAGATGAATTTCATTCTGATTTGAAACATGATAAAGCAGGGATTTTATCAATGGCTAATTCCGGCCCGGGAACTAACGGCAGCCAATTTTTTATAACACATAAAGACACACCTTGGCTTGATAACAAGCACAGCATTTTCGGACATGTAGTTGAAGGACAAGATGTTGTAAACAGTATTCAAGGCGATGATAAAATAATTGAAGTTAAAATTATAAGAAACGGCAAGAAAGCAAAGAAATTTAATGCCCTTGAAACATTTAACAAACTCAATAAAAAATAAATTTGTTTCTGTACTATCCTAATGGTATATTTGACAATTAATTAAAATTGTTAAATATATAAATTCATACTTGATATGGCTGATAATTTTGGTGAAATCGTTCAAATAATCGGACCTGTTATTGATGTTAGTTTTGAAAAAACAGGATCAAACTTGCCTGACATATATGAATCTTTAGAAATTACAAGAGATGACGGAAGCCTTTTAATTTTAGAAATTGAACAACACATTGGTGAAAATACAGTCAGAACGATTGCAATGGACTCTACTGACGGATTACAAAGAGGAATGAAAGTGAAAGCTACCGGAAGTCCGATAAAAATGCCTGTCGGTGAAAAAGTTAAAGGAAGGGTATTAAATGTTATCGGTGATACAATTGACGGTTTACCACAATTAGATAAATCAGACGGTTATCCTATTCATAGAAAAGCACCTGAATTTAAAGAATTATCTACTTCATCAGAAGTTCTTTATACAGGAATCAAAGTGGTTGATTTAATCGAACCTTATGTTAAAGGAGGTAAAATTGGTTTATTTGGTGGTGCAGGCGTTGGTAAAACTGTACTTATCCAAGAATTAATCAATAATGTTGCAAAAGGATATAAAGGTATGTCTGTATTTGCAGGTGTCGGAGAAAGAACACGTGAAGGTAACGATTTGCTGAGAGAAATGATTGAATCCGGGATTGTCAGATACGGTGATGCTTTCAATGAATCAATGGCAAAAGGAGGTTGGGACTTGTCTCTCGTTGATTTGGAAAAAATTAAAGAATCACAAGTTTCAATGATTTTCGGTCAAATG is a window of Bacteroidales bacterium DNA encoding:
- a CDS encoding patatin-like phospholipase family protein, which translates into the protein MSWIFLFAVITGNFGSAYGIPSLFLIPEYLNTVNMLSYFLLGISLGVFIMSYHISGYVTGGYLFPFLATLPYPFWKYSINNSAVPLLFLVVYIINSAKFQRNEELLDTLSITMNTGAFLTGVFLFILISFLWFFTANIDISKIYTEKEEVSDKEKNPKIIKKIIEKDTEWKILNTPNESGKYWKVKMYLSNPFRLKRARYYSHYRADHIQKVLKHNYKNVLFFSFAVLITVLITGIFKDSKIIIIPAAASINIFLSLIILSSAAVFSFFKDWNILFLIIAVIALNFISKHSSLEYHQSAYGLDYNVQCNIADSLTNNTYEIRENDFNNTINILNKRKEKLTKRKNEVPIVFINTSGGGLRTALWTYVALHYADSVTNGKLLKHTQLITGASGGMLGAAYLRELYLRKQNKQMSEWYNDTLVDAISKDILNPVAFSLASGDWFFHFQKFSYNKKRYYKDRAYIWEKTLNENTFNFMDKPLIAYSEHEAEAIIPMLIFSPSEVEHGRKILISSQDISYFEKNSQTGLFAQKRSAVNIDFRRKYKEYGADSLRFLTAIRMSSTFPYITPYVNLPGNPQLRILDAGLHDNYGLSTSLEFVSIFREWLKQNTSKIIFVQIIFRDKSAKKENTGLISSVVSPFSGVFQNFFTFQQMNFEKQLMQMDKHLKENITFINIVLESEKEISISWRLTEEEKRLIMQGVKDEANIKAINVLKDYLDY
- the rplM gene encoding 50S ribosomal protein L13, which encodes MDTLSYKTISANKATVNKEWFLVDAEGETLGRFASKVAKILRGKNKPSFTPHVDCGDNVVVINAEKIELSGKKWSDKQYIRHTGYPGGQRVETAQELMDKRPIALVEKAVKGMLPKNKLGRAIYKNLYVYVGSEHNQEAQKPKKIDLNSIK
- the rpsI gene encoding 30S ribosomal protein S9 produces the protein MDTINVTGRRKSAIARIYIKEGKGNIVVNKRNFEDYFTVPEYKYQIKKPFTIVEAEDKYDIIVNLRGGGIKGQAEALRLAISKALVKINPEDKVALKKEGFLTRDSRVVERKKPGQPKARKKFQFSKR
- the rpsB gene encoding 30S ribosomal protein S2, giving the protein MAKVDFKQLLEAGVHFGHLKRKWNPKMAPYIFMEQNGIHIIDLYKTMAKLDEASAAIKQIAKSGRQILFVATKKQAKDIVEEKVKATGMPYITERWSGGMLTNFRTIRKAVKKMKLIDTMEKDGTFDKISKRERLQVTRERAKLEKNLGSIVDMRRVPTAIFVVDVNKEKIAVAEAKKLGLPIFAMVDTNSDPSIDFPVPSNDDASKSISIIVDVITQAVIEGLNERNAEKKDTVKETSEKPGKPKTRARKNKSLNN
- the tsf gene encoding translation elongation factor Ts — its product is MAKISASDVAKLRKMTGAGMMDCKNALTESDCDFDQAIDILRKKGQKVAGKRADRDASEGAVLAKNSIDGKRAAIISLNCETDFVAKNDDFVKFANQILDLAIEKNPATLEELLSLELNGAKISEEIINQTGVIGEKVELAYYDKIEGESVSSYIHMGNKLATIAGFSKAIDENAGKDIVMQIAAMNPVAVDKDDVPQNVIDKEIEIGKELAIQEGKPADLAEKIAVGRLNKFFKESTLLNQQWVKDNKKTIRDFLKEVDAEANVLGFKRYAIG
- a CDS encoding peptidylprolyl isomerase, whose translation is MKNLLIIISLTFALLSSCSIFQKSLINEDGLYAKITTNKGDIIVYLEFEKTPLTVANFVGLAEGQIKNEAKNPGEPYYNGIIFHRVIKDFMIQTGDPTGTGRGGPGYKFKDEFHSDLKHDKAGILSMANSGPGTNGSQFFITHKDTPWLDNKHSIFGHVVEGQDVVNSIQGDDKIIEVKIIRNGKKAKKFNALETFNKLNKK